The following are from one region of the Limnohabitans sp. TEGF004 genome:
- a CDS encoding ParB/RepB/Spo0J family partition protein, whose product MSVKDRMAKMKGILGTGGEKQGLEPIATAEPLKPTLPKMGTQTAPGGMLAFRSQLQQHEATVKSLEERLAQFADGVRTIKLSPILIDESKWANRHSSSFDTAAFDKFKDEIAHASGNIQPILVRPIGARYEVVFGHRRFTACKQLGLPVLAMIMEMSDEELFTLMDRENRERVDLTPYEQGEMWRKAIDEGLFSSARQLASHVGVSNMYVGQCLAVARLPEFVLSLFANPTEIQVRWAKVLNEALQSDPEALKDRALKIGALRKSLPSAKIFAMLVSDEHAEKKPATTSIKHDGKIIGKITRGSEGEVSLVVKPGYLSEDAFVKLQQSLSGLIGK is encoded by the coding sequence ATGTCAGTCAAAGATCGCATGGCGAAGATGAAAGGTATTCTTGGCACTGGCGGAGAAAAACAAGGCCTCGAGCCCATTGCAACGGCTGAGCCTTTAAAACCAACTTTGCCGAAGATGGGCACACAGACCGCGCCTGGTGGTATGTTGGCTTTTAGAAGTCAACTACAGCAACACGAGGCGACTGTGAAGTCTCTTGAGGAAAGGCTAGCGCAGTTTGCAGATGGTGTTCGTACTATCAAGCTAAGCCCCATTCTCATTGATGAATCTAAATGGGCTAACCGTCATTCGAGTAGTTTTGATACGGCGGCATTTGATAAATTTAAAGACGAAATTGCACACGCAAGTGGAAACATACAACCTATTCTGGTCCGTCCGATTGGAGCCCGATACGAAGTTGTATTCGGGCATCGCCGATTTACTGCTTGCAAGCAACTTGGACTGCCTGTGTTGGCCATGATTATGGAAATGTCTGATGAAGAGCTATTCACGCTCATGGACCGAGAGAATCGCGAGCGTGTAGACCTTACTCCGTACGAGCAGGGTGAAATGTGGCGCAAGGCGATAGATGAAGGCCTCTTTAGTTCCGCCCGGCAGCTGGCCAGCCATGTTGGTGTTAGCAACATGTACGTCGGGCAGTGCCTAGCGGTTGCTCGCTTGCCGGAGTTTGTTCTCAGCTTATTTGCCAATCCTACGGAAATTCAAGTCCGATGGGCCAAGGTATTAAATGAAGCTCTCCAGTCTGACCCTGAAGCACTCAAAGACCGGGCACTGAAGATCGGGGCTCTTAGAAAGAGCCTCCCATCGGCAAAGATTTTCGCAATGTTGGTTAGCGATGAGCATGCAGAAAAAAAACCAGCTACAACTTCAATTAAGCATGATGGAAAGATCATCGGGAAGATTACTAGGGGCTCTGAAGGAGAAGTTTCCTTGGTCGTTAAACCTGGATATTTGAGCGAAGATGCTTTTGTTAAATTGCAACAATCTCTGAGCGGGCTTATTGGAAAATAG
- a CDS encoding AAA family ATPase has translation MALNIKALIQRAKISIPDIARIAIDAREMLSRVRGHMLAPDRRKKAPVFTIGQVAALCGIDKPKLQYRIKKLGWVQSEGSEGKTRAFSLGEVRQLARLVREDFVRPEAARGVVIGVGNFKGGVSKTTTTMCLAQGLSLRGHKVLCIDMDPQGSLTALFGMLSDAEIDDEMTVGRILIDNDSTELLDAAVQQTYWDGIDLIAANTNLYAAEFSLPARQMTDSSFQFWNVLNEGLMSLREKYDVILIDTPPALSYLTINAFMASDGLIVPLPPNNLDFASSVQFWNLFGDLSSSLMESAGLTKTFDFLNILLSRVDASDVSSSVVREWIQATYGDKVFPVEVPKTTVTVAASTEFGTVYDITRYEGSMKTYRRAREAYDRVVDLVEQSVVVSWHQQIAETE, from the coding sequence ATGGCGCTGAACATAAAGGCTCTGATCCAGCGGGCTAAGATTTCAATTCCCGACATTGCTCGAATTGCAATCGATGCAAGAGAGATGCTTTCACGTGTTCGTGGTCACATGTTGGCCCCTGACCGCAGGAAGAAGGCTCCTGTTTTCACAATCGGGCAAGTGGCTGCACTGTGCGGGATAGATAAACCCAAACTTCAATATCGCATTAAAAAGCTGGGATGGGTTCAAAGCGAAGGGAGCGAGGGGAAGACCCGAGCTTTTTCTCTTGGTGAAGTTCGCCAGTTGGCGAGGCTCGTCAGGGAAGATTTTGTACGCCCCGAAGCCGCGAGAGGTGTTGTCATTGGCGTGGGCAACTTTAAAGGGGGCGTTTCCAAAACCACAACAACAATGTGCCTTGCACAAGGCTTATCCTTGCGTGGTCATAAAGTTTTGTGTATCGACATGGATCCGCAAGGCTCTCTTACTGCTTTGTTTGGTATGTTGAGCGATGCTGAGATCGATGATGAAATGACGGTTGGTCGGATTCTTATCGACAACGACAGCACTGAATTACTTGATGCAGCTGTTCAGCAGACATATTGGGATGGCATTGACTTGATTGCTGCAAACACCAATTTATATGCAGCTGAATTTAGCCTGCCTGCTCGTCAAATGACAGATAGTTCATTCCAGTTTTGGAACGTTTTAAACGAAGGGTTGATGTCTCTCCGTGAAAAATATGATGTGATCTTGATTGACACCCCCCCTGCCCTCTCCTACTTGACGATCAATGCGTTTATGGCAAGTGACGGGCTCATTGTTCCCCTGCCGCCGAATAATCTGGACTTTGCCTCAAGCGTCCAGTTTTGGAATCTCTTTGGCGACTTGTCGTCAAGTTTGATGGAAAGCGCGGGCTTAACCAAGACGTTTGATTTTCTGAATATTCTTTTGTCTCGCGTTGATGCTTCTGATGTTTCCTCAAGTGTTGTGCGTGAGTGGATTCAGGCAACCTATGGCGACAAGGTGTTCCCTGTAGAGGTTCCAAAGACTACTGTCACGGTTGCCGCATCTACGGAGTTTGGGACCGTTTATGACATCACACGCTACGAAGGGAGTATGAAAACCTATCGTCGTGCTCGTGAGGCATATGACCGCGTTGTTGACCTTGTTGAACAATCAGTCGTGGTTAGCTGGCACCAGCAGATCGCAGAAACCGAATGA
- a CDS encoding replication initiation protein: MLKTKTPDQEALNLAEAEEEVLSASTPASSGNVLKKPVDTLAMAPAEGGRITVIERRLYFTLIWFAQRQGWQIGQESFSAPLSEVLKKMNYKSRNMKLIRDALTSMTTTPVEWQSPTAGEGSNWGVSGMISHAEIISNRLGSTLEWSYSPKVRPEILNPFPFARGSLEVQDLLKTHAGLALYDIVTRYLSSATGLTPRRHWSWWRPVLTGNADSMDSAIEFKSFNRDYVKKAINEINSKTSVNVELITHKAGPKVVDLQFRATRKKNYKPPLQNINTESGLKEIGRAIALGITQKQAELFFDEHGENTLSKGLDVLAERIAKPGLRSVEKPKQYLEKVLENHPTDAQTGALIDTQKEQAREKQKRIELLEQYRANRLQDAWELYQESNDSDKTFLVEQFVMQVLDKGPESTKRLYEQKGFQATSVRSLMKTSLAEHYFGEGWKTPNDDVLFRFALNFIKTEDSGK, translated from the coding sequence ATGCTTAAAACAAAAACCCCTGACCAAGAGGCACTCAACCTTGCAGAAGCGGAGGAGGAGGTCTTATCAGCTTCTACCCCGGCATCTTCTGGGAATGTTCTGAAAAAACCTGTCGACACTCTAGCGATGGCGCCTGCGGAGGGTGGCCGGATCACGGTAATTGAGCGCAGGTTGTATTTCACGTTGATTTGGTTTGCTCAACGTCAAGGATGGCAAATAGGCCAGGAAAGCTTTAGCGCGCCTCTTTCTGAAGTTCTCAAGAAGATGAACTACAAGAGCCGTAACATGAAACTCATTCGCGATGCGCTCACGTCAATGACAACCACGCCTGTTGAATGGCAGTCTCCAACAGCAGGAGAGGGTTCGAATTGGGGCGTTAGCGGGATGATTTCACACGCAGAAATTATCAGCAACAGACTCGGCAGCACCCTCGAATGGTCTTATTCGCCAAAAGTAAGGCCAGAAATTTTGAACCCCTTTCCATTTGCCCGTGGATCTCTGGAGGTGCAAGATCTTTTAAAAACACATGCTGGGCTTGCGCTTTACGACATTGTGACTCGTTACCTGAGTAGTGCAACTGGACTGACCCCGCGGCGCCACTGGTCTTGGTGGCGGCCAGTTCTTACTGGAAACGCCGACAGTATGGACAGTGCCATTGAGTTTAAGTCGTTTAACAGAGACTACGTGAAAAAAGCAATCAATGAGATTAACTCAAAGACCTCAGTCAATGTCGAGTTGATAACACACAAAGCTGGACCCAAAGTAGTTGATCTTCAGTTTAGAGCGACCCGCAAGAAGAACTACAAGCCCCCATTGCAAAATATCAATACCGAAAGTGGGCTCAAAGAAATTGGTCGTGCCATCGCACTTGGCATTACACAAAAACAGGCGGAGTTGTTCTTTGATGAACATGGAGAAAACACCCTTTCGAAGGGCCTTGATGTTCTGGCCGAGCGTATAGCTAAGCCTGGCTTACGCTCTGTTGAGAAGCCAAAACAATATTTAGAAAAAGTGCTGGAAAACCATCCGACTGACGCACAAACTGGAGCGCTTATAGATACACAGAAAGAACAAGCGCGCGAAAAACAAAAGCGTATTGAACTTCTAGAACAGTACCGCGCTAATCGACTACAAGACGCTTGGGAGTTGTATCAAGAGAGCAACGATAGCGACAAGACATTCTTGGTCGAGCAGTTTGTGATGCAAGTCCTTGACAAAGGCCCTGAATCAACAAAACGACTCTACGAGCAGAAGGGATTCCAAGCAACGTCAGTGAGAAGCCTAATGAAAACAAGCCTAGCAGAACACTATTTTGGAGAAGGGTGGAAGACACCGAATGATGACGTCTTGTTCCGGTTCGCTTTGAACTTCATCAAGACCGAAGACAGTGGCAAATAA
- a CDS encoding RidA family protein, with the protein MNKQITRLEPNLRMSEAVCYQGVAYLAGQVPTDTTKDIVGQTQDVLSEIDNVLGRLGTNKTKLLQVQVFLKDINEFEGMNQAWDEWVSPLSPPARATIQANLADKNWKVEILVTAAL; encoded by the coding sequence ATGAATAAACAAATAACTAGGTTAGAGCCTAACCTGAGAATGTCGGAAGCTGTGTGTTATCAGGGCGTAGCGTATCTTGCTGGGCAAGTGCCAACGGATACTACAAAGGACATTGTGGGACAAACCCAAGATGTGCTGAGTGAAATTGACAATGTACTAGGCAGGCTTGGTACAAATAAAACAAAACTTCTTCAAGTTCAGGTTTTCTTAAAAGATATCAATGAATTTGAGGGAATGAACCAGGCATGGGACGAGTGGGTTTCGCCATTGAGTCCCCCCGCAAGGGCAACAATTCAAGCAAACTTAGCTGACAAGAATTGGAAGGTTGAGATTCTTGTGACGGCGGCGCTCTAA
- a CDS encoding HipA domain-containing protein: MRQLQLPSDNLHRFFEQVAFFIMVRNGDAHLKNSGLLYRSPEQLWLAPIFDVVTTSIYTYTRYAGGLELEDRTLALKLFAGKYHTKAYPTKEELEKFG, translated from the coding sequence TTGCGTCAGCTGCAATTGCCCAGCGACAACCTGCATCGATTTTTTGAACAAGTGGCGTTTTTCATCATGGTGCGCAACGGTGACGCGCATCTGAAAAATTCTGGCCTGCTCTACCGTTCACCAGAACAGCTTTGGTTGGCTCCTATATTCGATGTGGTGACCACAAGTATCTACACCTACACCCGATATGCAGGCGGTCTTGAGCTGGAGGATCGAACTCTGGCACTCAAGTTGTTTGCAGGTAAATACCACACCAAGGCCTATCCCACCAAAGAGGAATTGGAAAAATTTGGCTAA
- a CDS encoding ribbon-helix-helix protein, CopG family — protein sequence MTTAAVRPVAIKIDEDIKVRVKRLADARHRTSHWLMREAITQYVFREEKREAFRQDTLKAWEEYRTTGLHVTVDEADAWLAQLEQGKDIEPPACHV from the coding sequence ATGACCACTGCTGCCGTTCGCCCTGTGGCGATCAAGATCGACGAGGACATCAAGGTGCGAGTGAAGCGCCTGGCTGACGCACGTCACCGCACGTCGCACTGGTTGATGCGCGAGGCGATCACCCAGTACGTTTTTCGCGAGGAAAAGCGCGAGGCCTTCCGCCAGGACACGCTCAAGGCATGGGAAGAGTACCGCACCACCGGACTGCATGTGACCGTCGATGAGGCCGATGCTTGGCTTGCCCAGCTCGAACAGGGCAAGGATATAGAACCTCCGGCATGTCACGTCTGA
- a CDS encoding type II toxin-antitoxin system RelE/ParE family toxin, with product MSRLIWSQPALLNVQRLYRFLAAKNLDAAKRAVKAIRHGVKVLGQQPGVGRPVEDMPDEFREWIIDFGDSGYVARYRIDSDAVTILAVRHQKEVGY from the coding sequence ATGTCACGTCTGATCTGGTCACAACCGGCGCTGCTCAATGTGCAGCGCCTCTATCGATTCCTGGCGGCAAAGAACCTTGACGCTGCAAAGCGCGCGGTGAAGGCCATCCGCCACGGCGTGAAGGTGCTGGGGCAGCAGCCCGGCGTCGGCCGCCCCGTCGAGGACATGCCAGACGAGTTTCGGGAGTGGATCATTGACTTCGGCGATAGCGGCTACGTGGCCCGCTACCGCATCGACTCGGATGCCGTCACGATCCTCGCGGTTCGGCACCAGAAAGAGGTGGGCTACTGA
- a CDS encoding type II toxin-antitoxin system RelE/ParE family toxin, with amino-acid sequence MTWTVLLHDDFADELMALDEKLQDELLAHAKLLVEFGPNLGRPTVDTLKGASHANMKEMRFNWMGDVWRVAFAFDPQRQAVLLVGGDKSGADQKRFYKRLISVADNRYSQHLATLNDAIAKEPKNGKKTR; translated from the coding sequence ATGACTTGGACCGTACTACTTCACGACGATTTTGCTGATGAGTTGATGGCCTTGGATGAAAAATTACAAGATGAATTGTTAGCGCATGCCAAGTTGCTAGTGGAGTTCGGACCCAATTTGGGCCGCCCCACAGTAGACACGCTTAAAGGTGCTTCGCACGCCAACATGAAGGAAATGCGATTTAACTGGATGGGGGATGTTTGGCGCGTTGCTTTCGCATTCGATCCACAGCGTCAGGCGGTTTTGCTTGTTGGTGGCGACAAAAGCGGTGCAGATCAGAAACGGTTTTACAAGCGTCTGATTTCTGTAGCGGATAACCGTTACAGCCAACATCTGGCAACATTAAATGACGCAATAGCAAAGGAGCCTAAAAATGGCAAGAAGACTCGATGA
- a CDS encoding helix-turn-helix domain-containing protein, giving the protein MAALPAKRRARINERAMELATLKDLRNAAEQTQEDLAAALGVGQDTISRLEKRSDMLLSTLRHYVESMGGKLELVAQFPNRPPVVIDHLGVERSSIPPSTTQPSRVRSRSVRASA; this is encoded by the coding sequence ATGGCAGCATTGCCCGCAAAGCGCCGCGCTCGGATTAATGAGCGCGCGATGGAGTTGGCCACACTCAAAGATCTTCGAAATGCGGCCGAGCAAACGCAAGAAGATTTGGCGGCTGCACTTGGGGTAGGTCAAGACACAATTTCACGCTTAGAAAAACGCAGTGATATGTTGCTATCTACGCTTCGTCATTATGTGGAGAGCATGGGCGGGAAGCTAGAGTTGGTCGCTCAATTTCCGAATCGCCCACCTGTAGTTATCGATCATCTTGGTGTTGAACGCTCTTCAATCCCCCCGAGTACTACTCAGCCGAGTCGTGTTCGCTCCCGTTCTGTTCGGGCCTCTGCATAA
- the vapB gene encoding type II toxin-antitoxin system VapB family antitoxin, translating to MSIGTVFVNNRTQAVRLPLDVRLPEGVQKVEIRVKGNERIISPLGQTWDSFFLGGATVSDDFLPERATQHQPEREAL from the coding sequence ATGTCCATCGGCACTGTTTTCGTCAATAACCGTACCCAGGCCGTTCGTCTGCCTTTGGACGTGCGTCTACCCGAGGGTGTCCAAAAGGTAGAGATACGCGTCAAAGGTAACGAGCGCATCATCTCCCCCCTAGGCCAAACTTGGGACAGCTTCTTTCTGGGCGGGGCCACAGTTAGCGACGACTTCCTGCCGGAGCGCGCTACCCAGCACCAGCCGGAGCGGGAGGCGCTTTGA
- the vapC gene encoding tRNA(fMet)-specific endonuclease VapC: MLRYLLDTNIVIYVLKRRPVEVLFTFNANASRMAISSITLAELLHGAEKSSCVSDNLAAIEDFCSRLEVLPYGPKAAQHYGVIRAALEKLGQPIGVNDMHIAAHARSEGLVLVTNNMGEFARVPALEAENWVHTAQ; encoded by the coding sequence ATGCTGCGTTACTTGCTGGACACCAACATCGTCATCTACGTGTTGAAGCGACGACCTGTCGAGGTACTTTTCACTTTCAACGCCAACGCCAGCCGCATGGCAATTTCCTCCATTACCCTCGCGGAACTCTTGCACGGTGCTGAGAAAAGCAGCTGCGTGAGCGATAACCTGGCCGCTATCGAGGATTTTTGCAGCCGTCTAGAAGTTCTGCCCTATGGCCCCAAGGCCGCGCAGCATTACGGCGTCATTCGCGCCGCCTTGGAAAAACTCGGCCAGCCTATCGGTGTGAACGACATGCACATTGCAGCGCATGCTCGCAGCGAAGGCCTGGTGCTGGTGACGAACAATATGGGGGAGTTCGCACGAGTGCCTGCTCTGGAGGCAGAGAACTGGGTCCACACAGCGCAGTAA
- a CDS encoding type II toxin-antitoxin system RelE/ParE family toxin produces the protein MRILTTPRFDRSFKKLHKDEKQALDAAVRSVISDSEIGELKKGDLAGVRVYKFRFNREQMLLAYAANTNQQVIILMGYGTHENFYRDLKH, from the coding sequence ATGCGAATTCTCACGACTCCTCGCTTTGATCGTTCGTTCAAGAAACTCCACAAAGATGAAAAGCAAGCATTAGATGCTGCTGTTCGCTCGGTTATCTCTGATAGTGAGATTGGTGAGTTGAAGAAGGGCGATCTTGCGGGGGTTCGAGTTTACAAGTTCAGGTTCAACAGAGAGCAGATGCTCTTGGCTTATGCCGCAAATACAAATCAGCAAGTAATCATCTTGATGGGCTACGGGACGCATGAAAACTTTTATCGTGATCTCAAACACTGA
- a CDS encoding response regulator transcription factor: MSFYVIDDHPMMRQAIAMLLRRVFSATTVVELGKLSELAAAVIKHGEPKLFVLDLLLPGVKDTNAVREIKTMFPDVPLAVMSSMAAGDAQESCISAGADLYIEKSTSVNEISAAILNLFTSKQDEGTSRSSEEVKLSKRQKQLIGMLDRGLSNRAIATELDISEHTVKVHLWRLFRRLDVKSRTQTLHYARLNGLL; this comes from the coding sequence ATGAGTTTTTATGTTATCGACGACCATCCCATGATGCGTCAAGCCATTGCTATGTTGTTGCGTCGCGTATTTTCGGCAACAACAGTTGTTGAGCTCGGAAAACTCAGCGAGCTAGCCGCCGCCGTGATCAAACATGGCGAACCGAAACTTTTTGTATTAGATTTGTTACTACCAGGAGTCAAAGATACAAACGCAGTAAGAGAAATCAAGACGATGTTTCCCGATGTGCCACTGGCAGTAATGTCCTCAATGGCCGCAGGTGACGCCCAAGAGTCGTGCATATCGGCCGGTGCTGATCTCTATATCGAAAAATCCACATCTGTTAATGAGATCTCGGCTGCCATTCTTAACTTGTTTACGAGCAAACAAGATGAGGGAACTAGCCGTTCTTCTGAAGAAGTAAAGCTCTCTAAACGTCAAAAGCAACTCATCGGCATGCTGGATCGTGGTCTAAGCAATCGCGCCATCGCAACTGAGTTGGACATCAGCGAACACACGGTAAAAGTCCACCTCTGGCGCTTATTCCGCCGATTAGATGTAAAAAGCCGTACTCAAACATTGCACTACGCTCGACTCAACGGCTTGTTGTGA
- a CDS encoding DMT family transporter, translated as MNSSSLFRLLLLSAIWGASFLFMRIGAPVLGPTLLIFCRVGLAALFLFAISTYSKQNLFVSLHWKHYLILGLFNSAIPFLLFAYAAKTVSASLLSILNATAPIWAAVISALWFRSPLTIKATLGMTLGLIGVGVLAGVEALTLQENGTIAIAAGLAAAMSYGIATTYAKTAKSVAPFANAHGSMWGATLLLAPLTWLSAPVMDLPPLRIVLSVAILGIVCSGIAYLLYFRLISDVGATSALTVTFLIPVFGILWGWLFLGENIGLHTVMGGAVILIGTALVTNFSIKTLFETPRLPTT; from the coding sequence ATGAACTCTTCAAGTCTTTTTCGTTTGTTGCTTTTGTCCGCTATTTGGGGAGCATCTTTTTTATTCATGCGCATCGGCGCCCCTGTTCTGGGCCCCACTCTGTTGATATTTTGTCGTGTCGGCCTTGCCGCTCTTTTTCTATTTGCAATCAGTACTTACAGCAAACAAAACTTATTTGTTTCTTTGCACTGGAAACACTATTTGATCCTTGGCTTGTTCAATTCAGCCATCCCCTTCCTTCTTTTCGCCTACGCTGCTAAAACAGTTAGCGCGTCGCTTCTATCCATCCTTAATGCAACAGCCCCCATTTGGGCCGCAGTCATCAGTGCGCTCTGGTTCAGATCGCCGCTTACCATTAAAGCCACCTTAGGAATGACCTTAGGGCTCATTGGTGTTGGCGTACTTGCGGGTGTTGAAGCGCTCACCTTGCAAGAAAACGGGACTATTGCAATCGCCGCAGGATTGGCTGCAGCAATGTCATACGGGATTGCCACAACTTACGCAAAAACAGCGAAATCAGTTGCCCCATTTGCAAACGCACATGGCAGCATGTGGGGCGCCACACTACTTCTAGCCCCCCTCACGTGGCTGTCTGCACCTGTGATGGATCTCCCCCCTCTACGCATTGTCCTTTCTGTCGCAATTCTGGGCATTGTCTGTAGTGGCATTGCCTACCTTCTTTATTTCCGTCTGATATCCGATGTCGGAGCAACATCTGCTCTCACCGTCACATTTCTAATCCCTGTATTTGGTATTCTGTGGGGTTGGTTGTTTCTCGGGGAAAATATCGGCCTGCATACCGTTATGGGTGGTGCTGTGATCCTCATCGGTACTGCTCTAGTCACCAACTTCTCCATTAAGACTCTTTTTGAAACTCCGCGCCTCCCAACCACCTAG
- a CDS encoding RidA family protein: protein MWNVLQPDGWLPPKGYVNGIQTRGQQIFVAGMIGWNGDCQFETDDFVEQCRQALRNIVQTLACANAGPQHLVRMTWYVKDKAEYLQHSRALGKAYQDVIGRHFPVMTLVQVADLLEDRAKIEIEATAVVPE from the coding sequence ATGTGGAACGTACTTCAACCCGATGGATGGCTACCCCCTAAAGGTTACGTCAACGGCATCCAGACTCGAGGACAACAAATATTTGTCGCGGGCATGATTGGATGGAATGGTGACTGCCAATTCGAAACCGACGATTTCGTAGAGCAATGTCGCCAAGCCCTGCGAAACATCGTCCAGACCCTAGCTTGCGCCAATGCAGGACCACAGCACTTAGTACGAATGACTTGGTATGTCAAAGATAAAGCCGAATATCTCCAGCACTCACGTGCGCTCGGAAAAGCTTATCAGGACGTCATTGGACGTCATTTCCCTGTGATGACTCTCGTTCAAGTCGCCGACCTACTTGAAGATCGGGCCAAGATTGAAATTGAAGCCACAGCCGTCGTGCCTGAGTAA
- a CDS encoding AMP-binding protein codes for MCINNLLPSSHVDTFARDRLPPKEQWPLFIFDRPEIQYAEQLNVANELVDRHVIAGNGKLPALHGQSPLGPFTWTYEQLQQQVDRIAHVLVSDMGLVSGNRLLLRGANSPMTAACWLAGIKAGLVLVPTMPLLRSAELQKIIDKAQITAALCAASLADELDHCLDPLHPHNTPSLQKILHFGGTSSSTCLEEKMFRHNADFQACTTSRDDVCLIAFTSGTTGVPKGTMHFHRDILAMCDLFPRHFLEMTSRDIVCGTPPLAFTFGLGGLLTFPLRYGASSILIEKYTPLSLLETISQYRATQCYTAPTFYRQMAQIAPQFDLSCLRHPISAGEALPDATRELWKKSTGQEITDGIGGTEMIHIYIASAGKHVKPGCLGYTVPGYRTQIVDDQMNPLPPGVPGRLAVRGPTGCRYLDDTRQRDYVKNGWNLPGDTFIMDEQGYFRYLARNDDMIVSAGYNIASPEVENALLEHPAIAECGVIGTPDEDRGQIVTAFVVLKEGYVGSTQMEMALQQFVKDNFAPYKYPRKIIFVDQLPRTETGKVQRFKLQQLA; via the coding sequence ATGTGCATCAACAACCTTCTCCCCTCCTCGCATGTAGACACATTTGCCCGCGATCGACTCCCCCCCAAGGAACAATGGCCTCTATTTATCTTTGATCGTCCAGAGATTCAATACGCCGAACAGCTCAATGTCGCCAACGAACTCGTTGATCGTCATGTTATTGCCGGAAACGGAAAATTGCCCGCACTTCACGGACAAAGTCCCCTCGGCCCATTCACGTGGACTTACGAACAACTGCAACAACAAGTAGATCGCATCGCCCATGTGTTAGTCTCCGACATGGGTTTAGTAAGCGGCAACCGTCTGTTGCTGCGTGGCGCAAACTCCCCCATGACCGCCGCTTGTTGGCTCGCCGGCATTAAGGCTGGATTGGTTTTGGTTCCCACCATGCCTTTGTTACGTTCTGCAGAACTGCAGAAAATCATAGACAAAGCACAAATCACTGCCGCACTTTGTGCCGCCTCATTGGCAGATGAGCTAGATCATTGCTTAGATCCTCTCCACCCGCACAACACTCCGTCATTGCAAAAAATCTTGCATTTTGGTGGCACGTCCTCAAGTACATGTTTAGAAGAAAAAATGTTTCGCCACAATGCGGATTTCCAAGCATGCACAACCAGCCGTGATGATGTTTGCTTGATCGCTTTTACAAGCGGAACCACGGGTGTTCCCAAAGGCACGATGCACTTTCATCGCGATATCTTGGCAATGTGCGATCTGTTTCCACGTCACTTCTTAGAAATGACGTCCCGAGACATAGTGTGCGGTACACCTCCATTGGCTTTCACGTTCGGTCTAGGTGGACTCTTAACATTTCCCCTACGCTATGGCGCCTCTTCTATCTTGATAGAAAAATACACACCTCTGTCACTTCTAGAGACGATCTCGCAATACCGCGCAACTCAGTGCTACACAGCTCCTACTTTCTACCGTCAGATGGCACAAATTGCTCCGCAATTTGACTTAAGCTGCTTGCGCCACCCAATCTCTGCCGGAGAGGCACTACCAGATGCAACAAGAGAGCTGTGGAAGAAAAGTACAGGCCAAGAAATCACTGACGGTATTGGCGGCACAGAAATGATTCACATCTACATCGCATCTGCAGGGAAACACGTCAAGCCAGGTTGTCTCGGCTACACAGTCCCAGGTTATCGAACGCAAATTGTTGATGACCAAATGAACCCTTTACCTCCTGGTGTCCCTGGTCGGTTAGCTGTTCGTGGACCTACAGGGTGTCGGTACCTCGATGACACTAGGCAACGGGATTACGTAAAAAATGGCTGGAATCTACCTGGTGACACCTTCATCATGGATGAACAAGGCTACTTTCGCTATCTAGCGCGCAACGACGACATGATCGTCTCCGCCGGCTACAACATTGCAAGTCCTGAAGTCGAGAATGCACTCCTAGAGCACCCTGCCATCGCTGAGTGTGGCGTGATTGGAACGCCCGACGAAGATCGCGGCCAAATTGTCACCGCCTTTGTTGTACTAAAAGAGGGATACGTTGGCTCTACACAAATGGAAATGGCTTTGCAGCAATTCGTCAAAGATAACTTTGCACCATATAAATACCCCCGAAAAATCATCTTCGTTGACCAACTTCCCCGTACCGAAACAGGTAAGGTTCAACGCTTCAAATTACAACAACTTGCTTAA